A window of Drosophila subobscura isolate 14011-0131.10 chromosome E, UCBerk_Dsub_1.0, whole genome shotgun sequence contains these coding sequences:
- the LOC117890729 gene encoding uncharacterized protein LOC117890729 isoform X1 has translation MDQTEQLGVVKKMVHSVLVSSPQVMSLLQLNRDYREMVGADVPYHQLGYKDLEHFLRSLPDIVQVTGTGHTAIVRPVATAESEHIQKFVKCQKKTTRRPRILSERKPLYDTTPSDLVFINESVRNASPGHMYYPVNQFQPPMRQPVMFPNYQYLNPLMQQPPVYFHMNNFQQNRPINPFKPQMRVNPIVYPAAHQQGMYNMHTQVQPIRIPYQVKKPPPARPSTHMPLRSSTPIEIEQPKPTQALDSMVKSFNDLSIVDDAPTGETKAQEKNVSDAKQVPIEPFSCNDDKLGSNVSAPVSDVKLTNVTAPEEEPVVELGKAESLPLELDDKQEDKSFDYDSSSDDCSESDAFPAYAVDQRVLGVDYPRDTVRSDYQLQRRDLEKDLKVDERYFLQLVEVTNPHSFHFWIYDDYDAYHTFSDNIQEVYKNLDSTTFTMPQCLLTPGHLCVVCPSNSSVWERAKIVSQRTDNVRKTIEVELIDTGVIDTVYTKDVKFLMNQFANMPPQAIQGRLAYVSPFKSPRWSAKAVATFKQQVSYRRLFAKVEAIKDNIAHVVLVDGDNVNINLSLIDSGLVRRCLQT, from the exons ATGGATCAAACCGAACAATTAGGCGTCGTAAAGAAGATGGTGCACTCTGTGCTGGTTTCGTCGCCTCAGGTAATGTCGCTCCTGCAACTGAATCGCGACTACAGGGAGATGGTGGGCGCAGATGTGCCGTACCACCAGCTCGGCTACAAAGACTTGGAGCATTTTCTTCGCTCCCTTCCGGACATTGTACAG GTGACCGGCACCGGACATACGGCTATTGTGCGGCCAGTGGCAACTGCAGAGTCGGAACACATCCAGAAATTCGTCAAGTGCCAGAAAAAGACGACCAGACGTCCCAGAATTCTAAGTGAACGTAAACCTCTATATGACACGACGCCATCAGATTTGGTCTTTATCAACGAGTCTGTAAGGAACGCCTCGCCTGGACACATGTACTACCCGGTTAATCAGTTTCAGCCACCAATGAGACAACCAGTAATGTTCCCTAACTATCAGTACTTGAATCCCCTTATGCAGCAGCCTCCTGTTTACTTTCACATGAACAACTTCCAGCAAAATCGTCCAATCAACCCGTTCAAACCTCAGATGAGAGTCAATCCGATCGTTTATCCAGCTGCACATCAGCAGGGAATGTATAATATGCACACACAAGTGCAACCCATTCGTATCCCATATCAAGTTAAGAAGCCTCCTCCGGCACGCCCTTCGACTCATATGCCCTTGCGCAGTTCGACTCCAATCGAAATTgaacagccaaagccaactcAAGCTTTAGATTCCATGGTGAAGTCATTCAATGATCTATCCATTGTTGATGATGCTCCCACTGGCGAGACGAAGGCACAGGAGAAGAATGTATCTGATGCGAAGCAAGTGCCCATTGAACCCTTCAGCTGCAACGACGATAAACTCGGCTCTAATGTCTCTGCACCAGTGTCTGATGTGAAACTAACCAATGTGACGGCTCCTGAAGAAGAACCAGTCGTAGAACTGGGGAAAGCAGAAAGTCTTCCGCTTGAACTCGACGACAAACAAGAGGATAAATCCTTCGATTACGATTCCTCGAGCGATGATTGCAGCGAGAGTGATGCCTTTCCAGCATATGCTGTG GATCAACGAGTTCTTGGTGTCGACTATCCGCGTGACACCGTTCGCTCCGATTACCAGCTGCAGCGTCGCGACTTGGAAAAAGATCTCAAAGTAGACGAGCGCTACTTCTTGCAGCTTGTGGAGGTGACCAATCCGCATAGCTTCCACTTCTGGATatacgacgactacgacgcATATCATACATTTTCAGACAACATACA GGAAGTCTACAAAAACTTGGATTCTACAACGTTCACAATGCCCCAGTGCTTGCTGACGCCCGGCCACCTGTGTGTCGTCTGCCCCAGCAATTCATCGGTGTGGGAGCGTGCCAAGATCGTCAGCCAACGTACGGACAACGTGCGCAAGACCATCGAGGTGGAGCTCATCGATACGGGCGTAATAGATACCGTTTACACCAAGGACGTCAAGTTTCTAATGAACCAATTCGCCAACATGCCTCCGCAAGCAATACAAGGCCGACTGGCTTATGTGTCACCGTTCAAGAGTCCGCGCTGGTCCGCGAAGGCTGTTGCCACGTTCAAACAACAAGTGAGCTACCGCAGACTCTTCGCAAAAGTGGAGGCAATCAAG GACAACATTGCGCATGTGGTGCTCGTCGACGGGGATAATGTTAATATAAATCTTTCGCTGATAGACTCGGGCCTGGTGCGTCGCTGCTTGCAAACCTAG
- the LOC117890729 gene encoding uncharacterized protein LOC117890729 isoform X2 — translation MDQTEQLGVVKKMVHSVLVSSPQVMSLLQLNRDYREMVGADVPYHQLGYKDLEHFLRSLPDIVQVTGTGHTAIVRPVATAESEHIQKFVKCQKKTTRRPRILSERKPLYDTTPSDLVFINESVRNASPGHMYYPVNQFQPPMRQPDMNNFQQNRPINPFKPQMRVNPIVYPAAHQQGMYNMHTQVQPIRIPYQVKKPPPARPSTHMPLRSSTPIEIEQPKPTQALDSMVKSFNDLSIVDDAPTGETKAQEKNVSDAKQVPIEPFSCNDDKLGSNVSAPVSDVKLTNVTAPEEEPVVELGKAESLPLELDDKQEDKSFDYDSSSDDCSESDAFPAYAVDQRVLGVDYPRDTVRSDYQLQRRDLEKDLKVDERYFLQLVEVTNPHSFHFWIYDDYDAYHTFSDNIQEVYKNLDSTTFTMPQCLLTPGHLCVVCPSNSSVWERAKIVSQRTDNVRKTIEVELIDTGVIDTVYTKDVKFLMNQFANMPPQAIQGRLAYVSPFKSPRWSAKAVATFKQQVSYRRLFAKVEAIKDNIAHVVLVDGDNVNINLSLIDSGLVRRCLQT, via the exons ATGGATCAAACCGAACAATTAGGCGTCGTAAAGAAGATGGTGCACTCTGTGCTGGTTTCGTCGCCTCAGGTAATGTCGCTCCTGCAACTGAATCGCGACTACAGGGAGATGGTGGGCGCAGATGTGCCGTACCACCAGCTCGGCTACAAAGACTTGGAGCATTTTCTTCGCTCCCTTCCGGACATTGTACAG GTGACCGGCACCGGACATACGGCTATTGTGCGGCCAGTGGCAACTGCAGAGTCGGAACACATCCAGAAATTCGTCAAGTGCCAGAAAAAGACGACCAGACGTCCCAGAATTCTAAGTGAACGTAAACCTCTATATGACACGACGCCATCAGATTTGGTCTTTATCAACGAGTCTGTAAGGAACGCCTCGCCTGGACACATGTACTACCCGGTTAATCAGTTTCAGCCACCAATGAGACAACCAG ACATGAACAACTTCCAGCAAAATCGTCCAATCAACCCGTTCAAACCTCAGATGAGAGTCAATCCGATCGTTTATCCAGCTGCACATCAGCAGGGAATGTATAATATGCACACACAAGTGCAACCCATTCGTATCCCATATCAAGTTAAGAAGCCTCCTCCGGCACGCCCTTCGACTCATATGCCCTTGCGCAGTTCGACTCCAATCGAAATTgaacagccaaagccaactcAAGCTTTAGATTCCATGGTGAAGTCATTCAATGATCTATCCATTGTTGATGATGCTCCCACTGGCGAGACGAAGGCACAGGAGAAGAATGTATCTGATGCGAAGCAAGTGCCCATTGAACCCTTCAGCTGCAACGACGATAAACTCGGCTCTAATGTCTCTGCACCAGTGTCTGATGTGAAACTAACCAATGTGACGGCTCCTGAAGAAGAACCAGTCGTAGAACTGGGGAAAGCAGAAAGTCTTCCGCTTGAACTCGACGACAAACAAGAGGATAAATCCTTCGATTACGATTCCTCGAGCGATGATTGCAGCGAGAGTGATGCCTTTCCAGCATATGCTGTG GATCAACGAGTTCTTGGTGTCGACTATCCGCGTGACACCGTTCGCTCCGATTACCAGCTGCAGCGTCGCGACTTGGAAAAAGATCTCAAAGTAGACGAGCGCTACTTCTTGCAGCTTGTGGAGGTGACCAATCCGCATAGCTTCCACTTCTGGATatacgacgactacgacgcATATCATACATTTTCAGACAACATACA GGAAGTCTACAAAAACTTGGATTCTACAACGTTCACAATGCCCCAGTGCTTGCTGACGCCCGGCCACCTGTGTGTCGTCTGCCCCAGCAATTCATCGGTGTGGGAGCGTGCCAAGATCGTCAGCCAACGTACGGACAACGTGCGCAAGACCATCGAGGTGGAGCTCATCGATACGGGCGTAATAGATACCGTTTACACCAAGGACGTCAAGTTTCTAATGAACCAATTCGCCAACATGCCTCCGCAAGCAATACAAGGCCGACTGGCTTATGTGTCACCGTTCAAGAGTCCGCGCTGGTCCGCGAAGGCTGTTGCCACGTTCAAACAACAAGTGAGCTACCGCAGACTCTTCGCAAAAGTGGAGGCAATCAAG GACAACATTGCGCATGTGGTGCTCGTCGACGGGGATAATGTTAATATAAATCTTTCGCTGATAGACTCGGGCCTGGTGCGTCGCTGCTTGCAAACCTAG